One window from the genome of Breoghania sp. L-A4 encodes:
- the rbbA gene encoding ribosome-associated ATPase/putative transporter RbbA, with translation MANDPIARVSGVTHRYGEVSALLDASLELPAGQMVGFIGPDGAGKSTFLGLIAGTRRIQSGSVAVLGGNMANSAHRRAVCTRIAYMPQGLGKNLYQEISVGENLAFFGTLFGLSRLERDARIERLTTATGLRPFLDRPAGKLSGGMKQKLGLCCALIHDPELLILDEPTTGVDPLSRRQFWALIADLRRERPGMSVIVSTAYMDEATQCDWLVAMDQSKILASAAPDELRAATGEEDIEAAFIALQPGREAGRARLVIPPRVPGSQPPIIVAKDLTRRFGTFIAVDNVSFTIEQGEIFGFLGSNGCGKTTTMKMLTGLLAPSKGKAEVCGSAIDAGDLSVRRRVGFMSQSFSLYGELTVSQNLFLHGRLFHLAGARIKERVDKLLTDVGLTDYADAEANSLPLGVRQRLSLAVAIVHDPELLILDEPTSGVDPLARDDFWRLLVDLSRNRGVTIFISTHFMNEAMRCDRISLMHAGRVLVCDEPEKVIASGNGADLEEAFISYIEQADAPQPGEPPAIPQMPVAAAAPPEASPSRPAYMPLRRLLAYALCETRSLMRDPIRLAFAFIGSFVMLLIFGFGMSSDVTNLSFAAFDHDSTPESRAYLANFSSSSYFTEKSPIRSLQEMEDRLRSNDIALAIEIPPNFGWAVTRGSDWQISAWIDGANTSRASTIEGYVQEAHNLFSEQRERESSSTDRSIGSVSAQVRYRYNPTAESIYAIGPSVPAMLLMMFLAIIMAVSVAREKEIGTIANFYATPTTRLEFLLGKQLPYIGVGLANFVIMTATVLFLFEVPLKGNGYALAIGALLYTMASTGYGLFISTFTKSQVAAVFAGAVLSMLPTMQFSGMMQPVSTLEGGARIMGYMWPTSHYMSISVGAFTKGLGFADLSTELMALAVFPPVFLALAALLLKKQER, from the coding sequence ATGGCGAACGATCCAATCGCACGCGTTTCCGGCGTCACCCATCGCTACGGTGAGGTCTCGGCGCTTCTCGATGCGTCGCTTGAACTTCCGGCAGGCCAGATGGTTGGCTTTATCGGGCCCGATGGAGCGGGCAAATCGACCTTCCTAGGATTGATCGCCGGTACGCGCCGGATACAGTCAGGCAGCGTGGCGGTCCTGGGCGGAAACATGGCGAATTCCGCTCATCGCCGGGCGGTCTGCACCCGTATCGCGTACATGCCGCAGGGCTTGGGCAAGAACCTCTACCAGGAAATCAGCGTCGGGGAGAACCTGGCGTTTTTCGGCACGCTGTTCGGTCTTTCCCGGCTGGAGCGCGATGCCCGTATCGAGCGGCTTACCACCGCGACCGGGCTGCGGCCTTTCCTTGACCGCCCAGCCGGCAAACTCTCGGGTGGCATGAAGCAGAAACTCGGGCTTTGCTGCGCCCTTATCCATGACCCGGAACTTCTGATCCTCGATGAACCGACCACGGGCGTCGATCCTCTGTCGCGCCGTCAATTCTGGGCCCTGATCGCCGACTTGCGCCGTGAGCGGCCGGGAATGAGCGTGATCGTGTCCACGGCCTATATGGACGAGGCGACCCAGTGCGATTGGCTGGTCGCCATGGATCAGAGCAAGATACTCGCTTCCGCGGCGCCCGATGAACTGCGGGCAGCCACGGGAGAAGAGGATATCGAAGCCGCCTTCATCGCCCTCCAGCCGGGTCGTGAAGCCGGCCGGGCGCGTCTCGTCATTCCGCCGCGCGTGCCCGGCTCGCAGCCGCCCATAATCGTGGCAAAGGATTTGACCCGTCGTTTCGGCACGTTCATCGCAGTGGACAATGTCAGTTTCACGATAGAGCAAGGCGAGATCTTCGGGTTCCTGGGCTCCAACGGTTGCGGCAAGACCACAACGATGAAGATGCTGACGGGACTTCTGGCCCCGAGTAAAGGGAAAGCGGAAGTTTGCGGAAGTGCCATCGATGCCGGCGATTTATCGGTTCGCCGGCGCGTCGGCTTCATGTCGCAGTCCTTCTCGCTTTATGGCGAGTTGACGGTGAGCCAGAACCTCTTTCTTCACGGACGCCTGTTTCATCTCGCCGGGGCGCGGATCAAGGAGCGGGTCGACAAGTTGTTGACGGATGTCGGTCTTACGGACTACGCCGATGCCGAGGCGAATTCGCTGCCTCTGGGCGTGCGCCAGCGTCTCTCGCTCGCGGTCGCGATCGTCCACGATCCGGAGCTTCTGATCCTGGATGAGCCAACGTCCGGCGTCGATCCGCTGGCGCGAGACGATTTCTGGAGACTGCTCGTCGATCTGTCGCGCAACCGGGGCGTCACCATATTCATTTCGACGCATTTCATGAACGAGGCGATGCGGTGCGATCGCATCTCATTGATGCATGCCGGCCGGGTGCTCGTCTGCGACGAGCCGGAGAAAGTCATTGCCTCCGGAAACGGCGCCGATCTGGAGGAAGCCTTTATCTCGTATATTGAACAGGCTGATGCGCCGCAGCCCGGTGAACCGCCTGCAATCCCGCAGATGCCGGTCGCTGCGGCCGCCCCGCCCGAAGCCTCTCCCTCCCGGCCCGCATACATGCCTCTCCGGCGTTTGCTGGCCTACGCCCTTTGTGAAACCCGGTCGCTCATGCGCGACCCGATCCGGCTTGCCTTCGCCTTCATCGGCTCCTTTGTCATGCTGCTGATCTTCGGCTTCGGTATGTCGAGCGATGTCACCAACCTCAGCTTCGCGGCCTTCGATCATGACAGCACTCCTGAGAGCCGCGCCTATCTCGCGAATTTTTCCAGCTCCAGCTATTTTACGGAGAAATCGCCGATACGCAGCCTTCAGGAGATGGAAGACCGCCTGCGTTCGAACGACATTGCTCTGGCCATCGAGATTCCCCCGAATTTTGGCTGGGCGGTGACGCGCGGATCGGACTGGCAGATCTCGGCCTGGATCGATGGGGCCAATACGTCCCGGGCCTCAACCATCGAAGGCTATGTGCAGGAGGCGCACAATCTCTTCTCCGAACAGCGGGAGCGCGAGTCGAGTTCGACGGATCGCTCCATCGGGTCTGTCTCCGCCCAGGTTCGCTATCGCTACAACCCCACCGCCGAGAGCATCTACGCCATCGGGCCCTCCGTACCGGCGATGCTGCTCATGATGTTTCTTGCCATCATCATGGCGGTCAGCGTTGCCCGGGAAAAGGAGATAGGCACGATCGCCAACTTCTATGCGACGCCGACGACGCGGCTGGAGTTCCTTCTTGGAAAGCAATTGCCCTATATCGGCGTCGGTCTCGCCAATTTCGTGATCATGACGGCCACAGTCCTTTTTCTGTTCGAGGTGCCGCTGAAGGGAAACGGCTACGCGCTGGCCATCGGCGCGCTTCTTTATACAATGGCCTCTACCGGTTATGGACTGTTCATTTCCACGTTTACCAAGAGCCAGGTTGCCGCGGTTTTCGCCGGAGCGGTCCTGTCGATGCTGCCGACGATGCAGTTTTCAGGGATGATGCAGCCGGTCTCGACGTTGGAAGGCGGCGCGCGGATCATGGGCTACATGTGGCCGACCTCCCACTACATGAGCATTAGTGTCGGAGCGTTCACCAAGGGACTTGGCTTCGCTGATCTGTCGACGGAACTGATGGCGCTCGCCGTGTTTCCGCCTGTTTTTCTGGCACTTGCGGCGCTCCTCTTGAAAAAGCAGGAAAGGTGA
- a CDS encoding ABC transporter permease, whose translation MMILFIVWSFGVSIYTQASGGGETVNNAAIAFVDEDQSRLSRTIAAQFSPPYFQSAKTIDVSDIDPAMDKGLYTFVVVIPPGFEKDTIRQRDTEYQLLIDATASQQAGLGSSYIQNYISDVISDYRQEYEQTDGLSSNLVIRRAFNPNGTQSWFRAIAGLADQLSLLVIILTGAALLREREHGTIEHLMVMPISALEIALAKVWANGLVIIVAFIGSLLFVIEGALDVPIAGSRTLLLLGTTIYVFAAAAIGIFLGTLARTMAQFALLMIMTVMPMMMLSGGMSPIESQPQWVQYVTWFLPSRHYISFMQAIVYRGADFSIVWEEFATVLMMGITFLAGSLLVFRRSLSAMH comes from the coding sequence ATGATGATCCTCTTCATCGTCTGGTCCTTCGGCGTCAGCATTTACACGCAAGCGAGCGGCGGTGGGGAGACGGTCAACAACGCTGCGATCGCGTTCGTCGATGAAGATCAGTCGCGACTTTCGCGCACGATTGCCGCGCAATTTTCCCCACCGTATTTCCAGTCCGCCAAAACCATCGATGTCTCAGATATCGACCCGGCGATGGACAAGGGGCTTTACACCTTTGTCGTAGTCATTCCGCCAGGCTTTGAAAAAGATACGATCAGGCAGCGCGACACCGAATATCAGCTTCTTATCGATGCGACAGCCTCGCAACAGGCGGGACTCGGTTCCAGTTACATCCAGAATTACATCTCGGATGTGATAAGCGACTACCGTCAGGAGTATGAACAGACCGACGGCCTTTCCTCCAATCTCGTCATTCGCCGCGCTTTCAATCCGAACGGAACGCAGTCCTGGTTCAGGGCAATCGCGGGTCTGGCCGATCAGCTGTCGCTGCTGGTTATTATCCTAACCGGTGCGGCGCTTCTGCGGGAGCGGGAGCACGGCACCATTGAGCATCTCATGGTAATGCCGATCTCGGCCCTTGAAATCGCCCTCGCCAAGGTGTGGGCGAACGGCTTGGTCATCATCGTCGCCTTTATTGGCTCGCTGCTGTTCGTGATTGAGGGAGCGCTTGACGTTCCCATTGCCGGTTCGCGCACGTTGCTGCTTCTCGGCACGACGATTTACGTCTTCGCGGCCGCCGCCATCGGCATCTTCCTCGGCACCCTCGCGCGCACCATGGCCCAGTTCGCGCTGCTGATGATAATGACCGTCATGCCGATGATGATGCTGTCCGGGGGAATGTCCCCGATCGAGAGCCAACCGCAATGGGTTCAATATGTCACATGGTTTCTCCCATCCCGTCATTACATCAGCTTCATGCAGGCGATTGTCTACCGGGGCGCGGACTTTTCAATCGTCTGGGAGGAGTTTGCGACCGTGCTGATGATGGGGATCACCTTTCTTGCGGGCAGTCTGCTTGTGTTCCGGCGTTCCCTGTCGGCGATGCACTGA
- a CDS encoding FecR domain-containing protein, producing MIRPALSVSTRVTALGAAFDIRRGDEETEITVAHNAVLVEIDDPKHTQLRLNEAERVGYSSADNLSEVTAKDAATALAWRRGPLVLDNAPLSYVIEEIERHFGGQVVIAGRRLSDRRTSGTIATSDTFAALAFLEHALDLTVTKIGPLVLLRN from the coding sequence ATGATCCGGCCCGCCCTTTCAGTGTCGACGCGGGTGACCGCGCTCGGTGCAGCCTTCGACATTCGTCGCGGAGACGAAGAGACCGAAATCACCGTGGCGCACAATGCCGTCCTGGTGGAAATCGATGATCCCAAACACACACAACTGCGGCTGAACGAAGCGGAACGCGTCGGCTACAGCAGCGCCGACAACCTCAGCGAAGTAACCGCCAAGGACGCGGCCACCGCGCTTGCCTGGCGCCGCGGACCGCTGGTTCTTGACAATGCCCCGCTTTCCTATGTGATCGAGGAAATTGAACGGCACTTTGGCGGTCAGGTCGTGATCGCGGGCCGCCGTTTGTCCGACCGGCGGACCAGCGGCACCATCGCGACTTCAGATACGTTTGCCGCGCTTGCGTTTCTTGAACATGCCCTGGACCTAACGGTGACCAAGATCGGCCCACTGGTTCTGCTCCGCAACTGA
- a CDS encoding DUF4880 domain-containing protein yields the protein MNADHPATGAILLAGSQAFRQWLERDPENQRAYDAAEQLLGDARTAIKSDPALESFKAKSARSRKTVTSGLLGLTIVAGLFLYLDGPMRLQADVISGVAELPVIELDDGSTVHMNAECGIRNRSRLFQPGQAHSPAARRGLL from the coding sequence TTGAACGCCGATCACCCCGCTACGGGGGCAATCTTGCTTGCCGGTTCACAGGCATTCCGCCAGTGGCTGGAGCGTGATCCGGAAAACCAGCGCGCCTATGACGCCGCCGAGCAATTGCTGGGAGATGCCCGCACGGCGATAAAATCCGATCCTGCCCTGGAGTCTTTCAAGGCCAAATCCGCACGCTCGCGCAAGACCGTAACCAGCGGCTTGCTCGGCCTCACCATTGTCGCAGGCCTGTTCCTCTACCTCGACGGGCCGATGCGCTTGCAGGCCGATGTCATTTCCGGAGTCGCGGAACTGCCTGTCATCGAGCTTGATGACGGATCAACAGTCCATATGAATGCGGAATGCGGAATCCGCAATCGCAGTCGACTATTCCAACCAGGTCAGGCGCATTCTCCTGCTGCGAGGAGAGGCCTACTTTGA
- a CDS encoding glutathione S-transferase N-terminal domain-containing protein: MKLYHTPGACSTAFRIVAQEAGIPVELVEVDIRNKSLADGGSFLEVNSKGQVPTLILDNGDILTEGAIIMYGALPRAGMDELHRYGTAQDLFPAQLPQHA, translated from the coding sequence ATGAAGCTCTATCATACGCCCGGCGCCTGCTCGACAGCCTTCCGCATCGTCGCTCAAGAAGCCGGCATCCCCGTCGAACTTGTCGAAGTCGATATCCGCAACAAGTCGCTTGCGGACGGCGGCAGCTTTCTTGAGGTCAATTCGAAAGGACAGGTTCCGACGCTTATTCTCGACAATGGCGACATCCTCACCGAGGGCGCCATCATCATGTATGGCGCGTTACCGCGTGCTGGAATGGACGAATTACATCGCTACGGAACTGCACAAGACCTTTTCCCCGCTCAACTGCCCCAACACGCCTGA
- a CDS encoding glutathione binding-like protein, which translates to MARYRVLEWTNYIATELHKTFSPLNCPNTPEEFKEITRTALLPRVFNVLDAQLSQSVFLAGDTFSIAYAFVVLGWTKMQNVDLSAWANVEGYLKRIAERPSVQAVLKSGAAI; encoded by the coding sequence ATGGCGCGTTACCGCGTGCTGGAATGGACGAATTACATCGCTACGGAACTGCACAAGACCTTTTCCCCGCTCAACTGCCCCAACACGCCTGAGGAGTTCAAGGAGATAACGAGGACGGCGTTGCTGCCGCGCGTTTTCAACGTGCTCGATGCCCAGCTCTCGCAAAGCGTCTTCCTCGCTGGCGATACCTTTTCAATCGCCTACGCCTTCGTTGTCCTCGGATGGACGAAGATGCAGAACGTCGACCTGTCAGCCTGGGCGAACGTCGAAGGCTACCTCAAGCGCATTGCGGAGCGCCCGTCGGTACAAGCCGTTCTGAAATCTGGCGCGGCGATCTGA
- a CDS encoding IclR family transcriptional regulator: MTKEVAMKAKEKQDTLFVSSLEKGLRIMAAFNAHRTELGLTELAEIVGLDKSAAQRFTNTLHKTGYLEKDPESRRFRPSTKFLEFAAAYLWSDPFVQLAMPKLIELSRDLGERINAARPAGTHIIYVIRIPTQHTSFAAMLVGNKVQMLSSSSGRIMLAHMSEEERREALATWPIDQATPRTVTDRSQIAREVEEAGQRGYGMTVSQNIVNEVALAAPVFNRVGKVAGTVQCSVSSLKWPIERVHRDIAPRLMEVANSINLLR; this comes from the coding sequence ATGACTAAAGAAGTGGCGATGAAGGCAAAGGAAAAGCAAGACACCCTGTTCGTGAGCTCGCTGGAAAAAGGGCTGCGGATCATGGCGGCCTTCAATGCGCACCGCACCGAACTGGGATTGACCGAACTCGCCGAAATCGTTGGGCTGGACAAGAGTGCGGCTCAGCGGTTCACCAATACGCTGCACAAGACCGGTTACCTTGAGAAGGACCCGGAAAGCAGGCGGTTCCGCCCGTCGACGAAGTTCCTGGAATTCGCTGCCGCGTATCTGTGGAGCGATCCCTTCGTCCAGCTTGCCATGCCGAAGCTGATTGAACTCAGCCGGGACCTGGGCGAGCGGATCAACGCCGCGAGACCTGCCGGCACCCACATCATCTATGTCATCCGGATCCCGACCCAGCACACCAGTTTCGCCGCCATGCTGGTCGGCAACAAGGTGCAGATGCTGAGTTCGTCATCGGGCCGCATCATGCTCGCACATATGAGCGAAGAGGAGCGGCGCGAAGCGTTGGCAACCTGGCCCATCGACCAGGCCACGCCCCGCACCGTGACGGACCGGTCGCAGATTGCCAGAGAGGTGGAGGAAGCCGGTCAGCGCGGATACGGCATGACGGTCAGCCAGAACATCGTCAATGAAGTCGCTCTTGCAGCCCCCGTGTTCAACCGGGTCGGCAAGGTCGCGGGAACCGTACAATGCTCGGTGTCGTCCCTGAAATGGCCGATCGAGCGGGTCCACCGAGACATCGCCCCCCGGCTCATGGAAGTTGCCAACTCCATAAATTTGCTGCGCTGA
- a CDS encoding ABC transporter substrate-binding protein, translated as MRPLVATGVIALTAALSIGQVFAKKADDTLRTAFSKELESVDFYFQSAREGVVLARQVWDGLVYRDQETGEYVGNLATSWKWIDDTTLEFELRQGVKFHNGEEFDADDVVHTVNFVVDPDSHVVVPGNVNWMKSAEKVDKFTVRITTNGPFPAALEYLSGLVAIYPNEYYAKVGPSGMALKPIGTGPYMVDSVEPGKHYVLKQYEGYHDGPKGKPSIAKVDIRTIPDINTQLAELFSGGIDLVWNVPADQAEQLTAMGQFTVANESTMRIGYITMDAAARGGDGPLTKKEVRQAIGHAIDRQALVDNLLKGSSKVVNSACFPSQFGCEQDVTTYSYDPAKARALLAEAGYPDGFSIDFYAYRNRPYAEAMMAYLAEVGIKANLNYLQYSALRDMQRKGGAGFGFLTWGSNSINDISAITGQFFKFGDQDFARDEEVKAWLDAGDTSVDEEVRKENYSMALNKIAEEAYWIPLFSYNSNYVFTKEVDFEPTPDEIVRFFDMSWK; from the coding sequence ATGAGACCACTCGTTGCGACAGGTGTAATCGCTCTCACCGCCGCGCTCTCCATCGGCCAGGTGTTTGCAAAAAAGGCGGACGACACGCTTCGTACCGCCTTTTCGAAGGAACTCGAAAGCGTCGATTTCTACTTCCAGTCTGCGCGCGAAGGCGTGGTCCTGGCGCGGCAGGTCTGGGACGGTCTGGTGTATCGCGATCAGGAAACCGGCGAGTATGTCGGCAACCTGGCCACGTCCTGGAAGTGGATCGACGACACGACCCTGGAATTTGAACTTCGCCAAGGCGTCAAGTTCCACAATGGCGAGGAGTTTGACGCCGACGACGTTGTCCATACGGTCAATTTCGTCGTCGATCCGGACAGCCACGTCGTCGTGCCCGGTAATGTCAACTGGATGAAGAGTGCAGAAAAGGTCGACAAGTTCACGGTGCGGATCACCACCAACGGACCTTTCCCGGCAGCGCTTGAATACCTTTCCGGCCTGGTCGCGATCTACCCGAACGAATATTACGCCAAGGTCGGACCTTCCGGCATGGCGCTCAAGCCGATCGGCACCGGCCCCTACATGGTGGATAGCGTCGAACCGGGCAAGCACTATGTTCTGAAACAATACGAAGGCTATCATGACGGCCCCAAGGGGAAACCCTCGATTGCTAAGGTCGACATCCGCACCATCCCGGACATCAACACGCAACTGGCCGAACTGTTCTCCGGCGGCATCGACCTGGTCTGGAACGTTCCTGCCGACCAGGCTGAACAGCTTACCGCAATGGGCCAGTTCACCGTGGCCAATGAAAGCACCATGCGGATCGGCTATATAACCATGGACGCGGCGGCCCGTGGCGGTGACGGCCCCTTGACCAAGAAGGAAGTCCGGCAGGCCATCGGCCATGCCATTGATCGCCAGGCGCTAGTCGACAACCTTCTGAAAGGCAGCTCGAAGGTCGTCAATTCCGCCTGCTTCCCGAGTCAGTTCGGTTGTGAGCAGGATGTCACGACCTATTCGTATGATCCGGCCAAAGCCAGGGCGCTGCTCGCCGAGGCCGGCTATCCGGACGGCTTCTCAATCGATTTTTATGCTTATCGGAACCGGCCCTATGCGGAAGCCATGATGGCCTATCTGGCTGAAGTCGGCATTAAGGCCAATCTCAACTACCTGCAATATTCCGCCCTGCGCGATATGCAGAGAAAGGGCGGAGCCGGCTTTGGCTTCCTGACCTGGGGCTCGAACTCCATCAACGATATTTCGGCCATCACAGGCCAGTTCTTCAAGTTCGGTGATCAGGACTTCGCCCGCGACGAAGAGGTCAAGGCTTGGCTTGATGCGGGCGATACGTCCGTCGATGAAGAAGTCCGCAAGGAAAACTACTCCATGGCCCTGAATAAGATTGCCGAAGAAGCCTACTGGATTCCGCTTTTCTCCTACAATTCCAACTACGTCTTCACGAAGGAGGTCGACTTTGAGCCAACGCCGGACGAAATCGTCCGTTTCTTCGATATGAGCTGGAAATAG
- a CDS encoding ABC transporter permease, protein MLTFALKRLGLAVLVTFTVSAMSFSLLHLSGDPATAIAGENATAIDIAAVNRQYGFDRPLLEQYADWLWKALHGDFGQSYYFKLPVVDLISDRLSVTMLLGVCAISFALLTAVPLGVAAAVRPNSVIDRAALFLSVSGQALPSFWFGLIMIVVFSIKFPLLPPSGSETWRHFIMPTIVLGYYAMPAIMRLTRAGMLDVLSADYIRTARAKGAGAGRVLFKHALRNAIVPVVSLAAVQMGFMLGGSIVVEAIFALHGAGFLAWESIGRHDLPTVQALILIFSCFYVLFTLLSDLANAWLDPRIRVG, encoded by the coding sequence ATGCTGACCTTTGCTCTCAAGCGGTTAGGCTTGGCCGTCTTGGTGACGTTCACCGTTTCGGCCATGAGTTTCTCACTCCTGCACCTGTCGGGAGACCCGGCGACCGCCATCGCCGGCGAGAACGCAACCGCGATCGATATTGCCGCCGTCAACCGGCAATACGGGTTCGACCGGCCGCTCTTGGAGCAATATGCCGACTGGCTCTGGAAGGCCCTCCATGGCGACTTCGGTCAAAGTTATTACTTCAAGCTGCCGGTCGTCGATTTGATCTCGGACCGGCTTTCCGTCACGATGCTGTTGGGCGTTTGCGCCATTTCCTTCGCACTCCTGACTGCCGTGCCGCTCGGTGTTGCGGCCGCTGTCCGGCCGAATTCCGTCATCGACCGTGCCGCCCTGTTTCTTTCGGTTTCCGGACAGGCGCTGCCAAGCTTCTGGTTTGGCCTGATCATGATCGTCGTCTTCTCGATCAAGTTCCCCTTGCTGCCGCCGTCCGGCTCGGAAACCTGGCGGCATTTTATCATGCCGACGATTGTGCTCGGCTATTACGCCATGCCAGCCATCATGCGCCTCACCCGCGCCGGAATGCTGGATGTTCTGAGCGCGGATTATATCCGAACGGCCCGGGCGAAGGGGGCCGGCGCCGGCCGGGTGCTGTTCAAGCACGCGCTCAGAAACGCCATCGTGCCGGTGGTGTCGCTCGCGGCGGTGCAAATGGGATTCATGCTCGGCGGATCAATCGTCGTGGAAGCCATCTTCGCCCTGCATGGCGCAGGGTTCCTGGCATGGGAGTCGATCGGCCGCCACGATCTGCCGACCGTTCAGGCGCTGATCCTGATCTTCTCCTGCTTCTATGTCCTTTTCACGTTGCTGTCGGACCTGGCAAATGCCTGGCTCGACCCGCGCATCCGGGTAGGCTGA
- a CDS encoding ABC transporter ATP-binding protein has protein sequence MSEPILNVKGLTVDIPLGGGALHAVRGIDFELGRGETLCIVGESGSGKSLTSLAVMGLLDKRLSVGAEKLEFEGRDLRTLTSREMRALRGDRMAMIFQEPMTSLNPAYTIGDQLCETLRLHRKVSKAQAMTRAAELLGKVGITAAESRLRQYPHQLSGGLRQRVMIAMALMCEPDLIIADEPTTALDVTIQAQILRLLADLKREMNLALILVTHDLGVVARIADKVAVMYAGEIVESGTAGEVFGAPSHPYTRGLLNCIPVPGETKPGEPLGSIPGIVPSLVGDISGCAFRGRCDFATVGCAAAIPARSAGGGHMYRCVRETLASEVA, from the coding sequence ATGAGCGAGCCGATCCTCAATGTGAAAGGCCTCACCGTCGACATTCCGCTCGGCGGCGGTGCGCTGCACGCCGTGCGCGGCATCGATTTCGAGCTTGGACGTGGCGAAACGCTTTGCATTGTCGGGGAATCGGGCTCCGGAAAATCGCTGACGTCGCTGGCCGTCATGGGGCTTCTTGACAAGCGGTTGAGCGTCGGCGCCGAGAAACTGGAATTCGAGGGCAGGGACCTACGGACGCTGACCTCCAGGGAAATGCGGGCGCTCAGGGGCGACCGCATGGCCATGATCTTCCAGGAGCCGATGACCTCGCTCAATCCCGCCTATACGATCGGCGATCAGCTCTGCGAAACCTTGCGGCTGCACCGAAAGGTGTCGAAGGCTCAAGCCATGACGCGGGCCGCCGAACTGCTTGGCAAGGTCGGCATCACCGCGGCTGAAAGCCGGCTGCGGCAGTATCCGCACCAGCTCTCCGGTGGTCTTCGCCAACGTGTGATGATCGCCATGGCGCTGATGTGCGAACCGGACCTGATCATCGCCGACGAACCGACAACGGCGCTTGACGTGACGATCCAGGCTCAAATTCTCCGTCTACTCGCCGACCTGAAGCGGGAGATGAACCTCGCCCTTATCCTTGTCACGCACGATCTTGGCGTCGTCGCCCGCATCGCGGACAAGGTGGCGGTGATGTATGCCGGCGAAATCGTCGAAAGCGGCACAGCAGGGGAAGTATTCGGCGCGCCGTCTCATCCCTATACGCGCGGGCTGCTCAACTGCATCCCGGTTCCTGGCGAGACGAAGCCTGGCGAGCCTCTCGGGTCTATCCCCGGGATCGTGCCTTCCCTGGTGGGCGATATTTCGGGATGCGCGTTCCGTGGCCGCTGCGACTTCGCCACGGTGGGCTGTGCCGCGGCAATTCCGGCACGTTCTGCCGGCGGCGGACACATGTATCGCTGCGTTCGTGAAACCCTGGCGAGCGAGGTGGCATGA
- a CDS encoding oligopeptide/dipeptide ABC transporter ATP-binding protein: MMAGINGGQPVLELCGITKTYQVKQGMFSKPKPLQALGGVSLRLHKKDVLGLVGESGCGKSTLAKILLGLEQPTTGQVLVDGKEIGASDRQLLARRIQPIFQDPYSSLNPRKSIEEIVSLPLVVHKIGTSASRQKAVTRMLNLVGLPERVRRGYPGQLSGGQRQRVAIARALVINPEIVICDEPTSALDVSIQSQILNLLADLREELGLTYLFISHNLAVVEHLATRVAVMYLGRVIEEAPAADLFAGPKHPYTQALLASVLTPDPTLAVPDVDLGTAFPNPISPPAGCHFHPRCSAARKVCSERAPPRLAYGGAHVDCHLFRKSADGRSIQPA, encoded by the coding sequence ATGATGGCGGGCATCAATGGAGGCCAGCCGGTGCTGGAACTCTGCGGCATCACCAAAACCTATCAGGTCAAACAGGGGATGTTCTCGAAGCCGAAGCCGCTACAGGCGCTCGGCGGCGTATCGCTCCGGCTGCACAAGAAGGACGTGCTTGGCCTTGTCGGCGAATCCGGTTGCGGCAAGTCGACACTGGCGAAGATCCTGCTTGGCCTGGAACAGCCGACGACCGGTCAGGTCCTGGTCGACGGCAAGGAGATCGGCGCGTCCGACCGGCAGCTTCTCGCCCGGCGCATCCAGCCCATCTTTCAGGATCCCTATTCCTCGCTCAATCCGCGCAAGTCGATCGAGGAAATCGTCTCTCTTCCTTTGGTGGTTCATAAAATCGGCACCAGTGCTTCGCGGCAGAAGGCGGTCACAAGGATGCTCAACCTGGTGGGACTGCCCGAGCGGGTGCGGCGCGGCTATCCAGGCCAGCTCTCCGGCGGCCAGCGTCAGCGCGTCGCCATTGCCCGCGCCCTGGTGATCAATCCGGAAATCGTCATCTGCGACGAGCCGACATCCGCGCTCGACGTGTCGATACAGTCCCAGATTCTCAACCTCCTTGCGGATCTTCGTGAGGAACTTGGCCTCACCTATCTCTTCATCAGCCACAATCTGGCTGTCGTCGAGCATCTGGCGACCCGTGTTGCGGTCATGTATCTCGGCAGGGTCATTGAGGAAGCACCGGCTGCGGATCTCTTTGCCGGACCCAAGCATCCCTATACGCAGGCGCTTCTCGCCTCGGTGCTGACGCCAGATCCGACGCTCGCCGTTCCGGATGTCGATCTTGGCACGGCGTTTCCCAACCCGATTTCGCCGCCGGCGGGATGCCACTTCCATCCGCGCTGTTCAGCAGCAAGAAAGGTCTGCAGCGAACGGGCGCCGCCGCGGCTTGCATACGGCGGCGCCCATGTCGATTGCCATCTCTTCCGCAAAAGCGCCGACGGGCGTTCGATCCAGCCCGCCTGA